TTTCCAGTTTTTTCCTTCCTTTAAAATGACCACTCTCATGACCACCGTAGGATCTAATTTTACGGGTCCGATGGTTCCCAGTCTCACGGAATTGGAAAAACCAGATACCTTTACCGTTTCGGTATTCCCCTGGTGAAACATTCCAGTGCCAATTCGGGGGATCAAAAAGAAAAGCAGCAAGGCTAAGGTAAAGGCTGAAACTGCGATGATGTTGGTGACCGTAAAAAATGGAAGGGTAATGACCCTTTCCAGTCCATGTTCCTGCCCGGGGATGGCCAATTGATCGTCGAGGGAAAGGGTTTTTCTGTGTTTTTCCTGTAGTTCCACTTCCCGTTGGAGATGGTACAGAATGAGGGTCCAGACTGCCAAAATCAGAAATAATAAAAAAGAAACTGCATAAGAAAAGCCAGGGGAAAGGCCCGAAGCTGCAAGAAGTTGTAAAAAACTGATCAGATAGAGTTGTAAATAATCTTTTGCGGTGGATAGGTTAAACAGTTTGTTGATCATCAGGAAGATCAAAAAATGAGTGGTGGAGTGCAGGATGGAACGGGAAATCCATAAGGTATCAACGACGAAGAGAATAAAAACCACCAGGGTCATTCCGTACCAGGTCCGTTTGGAAAAAAGTGCATTGCCCCCGGTAAGGAGTTGAACCAGGTTAATTCCAAAAGCCATTAAACCAGGAATCACGATGAGTGGGGGAAGATTCCCCGTTAAAATGATAGAGAAAAAGCCGGACAGGGCCAGTAAGTATGAACCGATTCGAAATGCGAACGAAAGTTTCACGGGTTACCCTCTTAGGGGAGAGGATGCATTTAAAATTTGAGTAAATTGGTGCTCTTTTCCGTTCCAAAGGGATTTCCCAATCCCCAGGATTAAAAAGCGGTAATCTTGTGGGTTTCCCCTGCTTTTGAGAAGGTTTTCTTCCATTGTGTCTTTTGTTTGTGGGGTGACCAGGGCTAGGTAGTGTAAAATTTTGTGGAGGTGCTGGGCCCCTTTGGAAAAGGGAAAATGGGAATTCGCCGTCACCAGTTCCAGGGCATATCCCTTTTGGATAAAATAAAAAGCGAGGGAGGCCGTCTGGGTTACCCCTTTTTCAAAAAGATGGGCGGTTTTTTGAGAGAATTCCTTTCCCTGGCGATTATCAAATACGAGAATAACCCTTTTTTCCTCTTCTGTTTCATTTTCCCTGATCAGGAGTCTTCCGTGACGTGCGGAGGTTTTCCAGTGAATGGTTCGGGCGTCATCGCCATGCTGGAATTCTCTTAATTGATAAAGCGTGGTCCCATGTCCTTTTTTGTTGACCTCCATCTCGTCTTTCTTGGAAGAAAAGGGGCTCAGTGAAGGGGAAATGGGTTCAATTTGTGGGTAGACCACGATCTCATCAATTAAAGGGTAAGTCAGAGTTTTGATAAATAACCCAAAAGGGAAACGGGTGTTCAGCGAAAGGCTTTCAAAACGATAAAGTCCCCGTTGGGGCAACTCCAGGGAGTAACCTCTTTGAATTTCTTGGTGGGGACCCAACACAAAAAAATAGGTGGAAGGGCAATTCTCATTGTTTTGAAGGGTATCGTGTAATTGAAGGGAAAAGGAGGGAAAAAACTTTTTTCCATTTCGGACCTCCAGATCCACTTTGAACGGAGTATTTGCATAAAGGGGAGAAGGAATCTTTCTTTTTATCCTAATTTTTCGGATGCATTGCTCGGAGAGAATACCCGAGACAATAATAAAACTCAGCATCATGGCCAAAATAAGGTATAGGAGATTATTCCCTGTGTTTATGGCTGCCACACCAACCCCAAGGGTCAGAAGGACAAACCGTGTGCCTTCCTTTGTAAATTTTACAGAGCGGTTTCGGTAGGCAATTCGAAACCGGGTGGAATTTTTAGGACTTTTCTTTAATGGGTTTTCCTTTTTGTGGGTGGCCATGGAGGGAACCCCTTAAAGAGGTACTGCCACGTGTTGAAGAATGGCTTGAATGATTTCCTCGGCTTCCTGGGTTGGATTTTTTGATGTTTCAAAGGATTGGATAATGACGCGGTGTGAAAGAACTGAGGGAGCAAGAATTTTGATGTCATCGGGGATGCAGTAATCCCTTCCGGAGACAAAAGCATGGGATTGGGCGGCTCGAAATAGGGACATGGCGGCCCGGGTGCTGGCTCCTAAACTCAGACGGTCGGATTGGCGGGTGGCCGAAATGATTTCTAGGAGATATTGGACCAAGCTTTCTTCCACCAAAACTCCCTCCACTTCTTTTTGAAGAATGAGAACCTGATCGTTTGTGATGACCGAGGGGATTTCCTCCAGGGAAAACTGGGAGTGATTTTTCATGAGGATCCATTTTTCCGCTTCTAAATTAGGATAACCAATGCGAACCCGCATCATAAACCGGTCCAACTGTGATTCCGGAAGGGGGTAAGTGCCGTAATGCTCCATTGGATTTTGGGTGGCAATGACCATAAACGGTTTGGGAAGAGGATAGGTTTTATTTTCAACAGTTACTTGAACGTCATTCATGGCCTCCAAAAGGCTACTTTGAGTTTTTGGGGTTGTCCGGTTAATTTCATCCGCGAGAATGATGTTCGCAAAAATGGGCCCAGGTTTAAATTCAAACTCATGGGCTTGTTGGTGGTAAATAGAAACGCCTAATATATCGGAGGGCAGGAGGTCGCTGGTAAATTGAATTCTTTTAAAAGAGCAGTCCAAAGACCGGGCCAGGGCATGGGCGAGGGTGGTTTTTCCAACCCCGGGAACATCTTCAATGAGGAGATGTCCTTTGGCCAAAAGGGTAATTATCGAAAGTTTAATGGCCTGACTTTTTCCTTTAATAACCTGCTCTATGTTATCCTGAAGGACCTGGATTTGGTCGCGCCCGTTCATATTATTTTCCCCTTTTGAAGTCTAACAAATTTATTGTAGGTCGTCAACGAGGCAGGATATCTGAACTTATTGTATTATTTAATCATTTTTCTCCTTGAATTTTAGATTTTGGTTTGTTAGACTTCCATCCACTTAATGCTTGGCTCAAGATCTGTCGTAATAACATTTCCCCTGCATTGTCCGTGTGAGGTTGGGAATTTTGAGCCAATGAATTAAAAAAGGGAGTCCAGTTCTGGGAGTGGTGTGCATGCCCTTATCTGCCTTTTGGGAGAAAAAAAGGGAAGCCTAAAATTCCCATCAGGATGCCCACCTGGTGATCCAGGTTCAAAAATTTCTGCCTCCACGGCAAAGGTGGGGGGAAATTTGAATAAAATCAACCAAATTCATTTTCTCTCTGCACAAAAATACACCCCTTCTCGAACGGAAGAGAAACGGCCAATGGTTTCGAGGGTTTTGTCTTGTAACCCCTTAGGTTCGGGAAATTTTTAAGATAAAAAACGGGGCGTTTGATGGGCCTGGTTTCCTGTTTTATTTAATTAAATGGATTGGTTGTAACAAAGAAAAGGGAGCCCGTTTTGGGCTCCCTTTTGTTATCTACAGATTTGTTCTTATCCTGGTTTATGAATGGAAATACTTTTTTGGTTTTCAACTTGAGCGGGTAGCCGATGAAAATTTTTTTTATTGGGGATGTCATGGGGGAACCGGGTCGCTTGGTTGTGAAAAAACACCTGAGTTCTTTGATTCCTGAACGGGGAATTGATCTTGTTGTTCTCAATGGGGAAAATGCAGCGGGTGGTTTTGGTATTACCCCGAGAATTGTAAAAGAATTTTTTGAATGGGGGGTAGATGCCATTACCATGGGAAATCATATATGGGATGTGAAAGAAATTGAAGAATTCATTTGTAAGGAAAAACGACTCATTCGCCCTTCGAATTATCCGGAAGGGGTACCCGGGGAAGGTAAAGTCATTATTGAAGCCCGAAATTCCGTTCGGGTCGGGGTTTTACAAGTGATGGGCCAGGTTTTTATGCCCCCCCTGGATTGTCCCTTCCGAACTGCAAAAAGAGAAGTGGAAAAATTGCGTTCGGAGACCCCAGTGATTTTGGTCGATATACACGGGGAGGCCACATCTGAAAAACAGGCCATGGGATGGTTTCTCGATGGAGAGGTGAGTGCCGTTGTGGGAACCCATACGCATGTCCAGACCGCGGACGAAAAAATTTTAACAAAAGGTACCGCTTATATCACCGATGTCGGAATGACCGGGCCCACCGATTCCATTATTGGAATCCAAAAAGATGTGGCCCTTAAAAAATTTCTAACCCATATGCCTCACCGTTTCAAGGTGGCTTCGGGTCCTGCTTTGTTATGTGGGGTGATGATTGAAGTGGATGAACGAACAGGCCGGGGTTTGGCTATTGAACGGGTCCAATTAAGCGATACGGTTTAATCGAAAATGGATATGGCTGGAAAAAAAATTATCAATGTTACCCAACTGACCCTCTTGATTAAGAATTCCCTGGAAGAACAATTTCGGGATATCTGGGTAGAGGGCGAAATTACCAATATGAAACAGCCTTCATCCGGTCACCTTTATTTTACCCTGAAGGATCAGAACAGCCAGGTTCGGGCAGTGATGTTCCGCTCCATGGGTCGTTTTTTGAAGTTTTCCCCTAAAGATGGTCAAGGTGTTCTTTGCCGTGGGCGGCTTTCGGTGTACGAACCCCGGGGAGACTATCAGGTCATTGTGGAATATTTGGAGCCGAAAGGAATCGGGGCCCTTCAACTGGCATTTGAGGAACTGAAAGAAAGATTGGCCCGGGAAGGCCTCTTTGAGGAGGGGCGGAAAAAACCACTTCCCATTTTCCCCCAAACCATTGGCGTGATTACCTCTTCCACAGGGGCTGCGGTTCGGGATATTTTAAATGTTTTGGAGCGGCGGCGGGGCGGTCTGCGGGTTGTTCTGGTTCCGGTCCGAGTTCAAGGGGAAAGTTCTGCCAAAGAAATTTCCCAGGCTTTAGACGATTTGAATCAAATGGGTGGCATTGATGTGATTATTTTGGGACGGGGAGGGGGCTCCATCGAAGACCTGTGGGCATTTAATGAAGAGGTGGTGGCCAGGGCCATTTTTCGCTCTCAACTTCCCATCATTTCGGCGGTGGGACATGAAACAGATTTTACCATTGCGGATTTTGTGGCAGACCTGAGAGCCCCGACCCCTTCTGCTGCGGCAGAAATGGTCAGCAAAAGTCGGGAAGAATGGTTGGAACGATTCCAAACATTTCTGGTTCGCTTGACACACGGGGTACGTATTCATTTGGAAGCCTGTAAGGGGCGTTTGAAAGAGCAAAAGGGTGGTTTAATGGATCCCCGGCTCCGAATTGAAGGTTTTTTACAGAGGTTGGATGAATTGGATGGGCGGTTCCGTCTGGGTTTTCATCATTTGATGTTGGAGAGGAAAAGAAAACTGATGAATTTAGAGCAGGGATTGAGACACCTGAACCCTGTGGAGGTGATTCACCGATCCTCTTTAACGTTGAACCTGTGGATTCAACGGCTTGAGGATCAGATGCAAAACCGATTGGTGGGGAAAAAGCAAATTGCAGGGGAGTTTTTTGCAAGACTCAATGCCCTAAGCCCCCTTTCTGTGTTGGAGAGAGGGTATAGCATCACGTGGCGTCTTCCTGACCACCAGGTGTTAAGGCGTGCCGAACATATTCGCCCTGGAGATCCGATCAAAGTAAAGCTTTTCCAGGGGGAGGTTTATTGCAGAGCGGAAAAAGTAGTGACCGGAAAATTAGGGGAAGAACCCCCAAAGGGAGATTTAACATAATTCGTTGGTTTTTCAGTTTAACCACGGGATGAAATGAGGGAAAATGGCACAAATCAAATTTGAAGAAGCGGTTAAACGACTTGAGCAAATTGTGAATGCCCTCGAGAAAGGAAATCTTTCCCTTGAAGAATCCTTAAAGGTCTTTGAGGAGGGGGTTAAGCTTTCTAAAAGCTGTTTAAAAATATTGGATGATGCCGAAAAAAAGGTTGAAATTCTTTTGAAAGAAAAAGACGGGAAGGTAAAACTAAAACCTTTTCGTCTGGATGAAGCCGAATCATTGGGATTAAGCCAGACTGATTCAGAATGAAAAAAGTTTCAGAAAAAAAAAGAGTTTCCCAAAAAGAGCGGTTAGACCGTGTTTTGGTTGATCGGGGAATGGTTCCGAGCCGTCAAAGGGCTCAAGGGCTCATTCTGGCTGGGAAGGTTTTGGTGGGAGGATCCCCGATGGTTAAGGCAGGAACGTTGGTTTCCTCTAAAGACCCTATCTCGATTCTTGAGGAGGCCAACCCCTTTGTCAGTCGAGGTGGACTCAAGTTAGAGGGGGCATTGAAAGGTTTTGGGGTCCATCCAAAAGGAAAAGTGGCTATGGATATGGGGGCTTCTACGGGTGGTTTCACCGATTGCCTATTGTCCCAGGGTGTTCGCTGTGTGTATGCCGTGGATGTAGGATATGGTCAACTGGACTGGTCCCTTCGAAATGATCCCCGGGTCATTGTCCTGGAGCGAACCCATGTTCGGGATTTAACAAGGGAGCGAGTTTCCTCCGATATGGATCTCATCACGGTGGATGTTTCATTTATTTCCTTGAAGAAGGTGATTCCCTATTTAATAAAATTCCTAAAGGATGAGGGGGAGCTTTTGGTTTTGGTCAAGCCTCAATTCGAAGTGGGAAAAGGGGCGGTGGAGAAAGGAGGGGTTATTCGCTCGGAGAGAAAGCAAAAAAATGTCATTGAAGATATAATGCAGTTTTTGGAGGGAACCGGTTTTAAAACCGGCGGGTATGTGCCTTCTGTTTTAAAAGGAAAAAAAGGAAATCAGGAGTTTTTTATTTACGCAAAAAAAAAACGAGAAAACAATGAATAGGGTATTGGTTACAGGAGGAGCAGGCTTTATTGGTTCCCATCTGATGGAGCGGCTTTTGGGCAAGGGTTTGGAGGTGGTTTGCCTGGATAACTTTGATCCTTTTTATGATCCCAATTTAAAACGGATCAATTTGAAGAACCTGTTGGATCAGTCCACCTTCACACTGGTGGAGGGGGATATTCGGGACTTAACCCTGCTGAAACGCCTTTTTGAAGAGTTTTCCTTTGACCTTGTTTTCCATGGGGCTGCTAGAGCAGGGGTGAGACCGTCCTTAATTGAGCCCCTGGTATATGAAGAGGTGAATGTCCGGGGGACTTTGAACCTTCTGGAAATGGCAAAACAATTTCAAATTAAAAACTTCGTTTTTGCATCCTCCTCTTCCGTCTATGGAAGCCGCTCGGAAGTTCCTTTCTCTGAAAAAGACCGGGTGGATTATCCCATTTCCCCGTATGCGGCAACGAAGAAAGCCGGGGAGCTTTTATGCTATACTTACTACCATCTTTATAAAATTCCCATGGCCTGTCTGCGGTTTTTCACCGTGTATGGACCTCGCCAAAGGCCCGAAATGGCGATCCATAAATTTACACGACTGATCCACGAGGGAAAGCCCATTCCTCTTTATGGGGGGGGGAAGAGCCGAAGAGATTATACCTATATCGATGATGCCATCGATGGGGTGGTTCGGGCTTTAGACCGGAAAAGCGGTTTTGAGGTTTTAAATATTGGCGAATCGCAAACCGTTACACTTTTTGAAATGGTTAGAAAGATTGAATCATTGCTCGGTAAAAAAGCTCAAATCGAATTTTTACCGGAGCAACCCGGAGATGTTCCTTTAACCTATGCGGATGTGAAACGGGCTGGGGAGGTATTGGGGTATTTCCCCCGAACCTCTTTTGAAGACGGGATGAAGGGTTTTATACAATGGTTTTTGGAAATGGACCGATCAAAAACGAATAGCGAACTATAAGGGGAGTGTTCATGAGAATTTTGGTGACGGGAGGTGCCGGCTTTATCGGTTCCAATCTGGTGGATCGACTAGTAGAAGAAGGCCATCGAGTATCTATTGTGGATAATCTTTCCACCGGAAAAAAGAAAAATCTCAACCGGGCGGCAAAGTTTTATAAAATGGATGTGGTTAGCCCCAAACTGGAAAAGGTTTTTAAGCGTGAGCGGCCGGAGGTGGTCAGCCATCATGCGGCACAAATGGATGTCCGAAGATCCGTGGCCGATCCCCTTTTTGACGCCCATGTCAATATTCTCGGTTTTTTAAATGTATTAGAAAATGGGGTTAAAGCAGGGACCCAAAGGATTATTTTTGCCTCCTCCGGGGGAGCCATTTATGGAGAACAAACGGTTATTCCTACCACCGAAGAGTGTTCCACACAACCCCTTTCCCCCTACGGGGTGAGCAAGTTATCAGGGGAGCATTACCTTTATTTTTATCAAAAAAACAGCGGTTTGGATTATACCAGTCTTCGCTACAGCAATGTGTACGGACCCCGCCAAGATCCCTTTGGCGAGGCTGGGGTGGTTGCTATTTTTGCTCAAAAGATGCTTAAGGGGGAACAGCCCTTAATTAATGGTAATGGAAATCAGACCCGGGATTACGTATTCGTGGAAGATGTGGTGGAGGCCAATATGGCTGTTCTAAATAATTCAAAAAATGGTATTTTTAATGTGGGAACTGGGATAGAAACCTCCGTCAATCAGCTTTTTCAAATTATAAATGAAATCACCGGGGCCTCTGTTAAGGAGCAACATGGTCCTGAAAGACGGGGCGAGCAAAAAAGAAGCGTCCTGAGTTTCGATAAGTTGGCAAAAGATCTGGATTGGTCTCCCAGGGTTTCCCTTTTTCATGGGTTGGAGAAAACTGTGGACTTTTTTCGTCCAATCATGAAGTAGGCCCCCTTTTCAGGTTCCCCTCCTTTTCGCATCCTCTTTCTACCTTATTTTCTTTATTTTGACAGGGTTTGGATCCCCGGTTATACTTTTAATCGGTGTCCATTTTTAATCCTGGGATCAATGGTTTTTCCAACCGCAAAAAAATCATTTTGAAAAACATTTTACTGAAAAATTGAAGCCTCTGAAAATGGAAAGGTTATTGTTATCACGATGATACCCCAACCGCGACAAAAACGAAAAATGCTTGGAGAGATGCTGATCGCCGAGGGACTCCTTTCCCCTGCGCAGCTGGAACAAGCCTTAAAAGAGCAGCGCAAGCGCGGGGGTCGTGTGGGAAGTATTTTTAAAACCCTTGGGTTTGTAACCGAAGAGGATATTATCAAGGTTCTTGGAAAGCAGATGGGAATTCCTCACATGGTTTTATCCAATACCCTTTTTGACCCAGAGGTGGTGCAGAAAATTCCCGAAGCCCTTGCCCGGCGGCACCGGGTTATCCCGGTATACAAAAAGGATGGCGCATTAACCCTTGCCATGGTGGACCCTTTGAACGTGTTTGCGATTGATGATATTAAACAGGAAACGGGGTTGGAGGTAGTCTCCGTCGTGAGTACGGAAGCCGATGTGGACCGTGCCATTGAACGTTACTACAGCGGGACGGCAACCATGGAGGAGGCCATCCGGGACATTACCGCTCAAGGGGGTGTTCCTAAAGAAAACCAACAGGTTTCTATGGAGCAGATGGCTAAGGATACTCCGGTCATTAAATTGGTCAGTTCCATCATTTCCAAGGCAGTCAAAGAAGGAGCCAGCGATATCCATATTGAGCCCGAATCAGAGGTTTTACGGATCCGTTTTCGGATCGATGGGGTTATCCGGGAGGTTATGGCCCCCCCCCGGCATTTGCACGCAGGGGTGGCCTCCCGAATCAAGATAATGGCGGATCTGGATATTGCCGAAAAACGGATTCCTCAAGATGGACGGTACCAGACCAAAGTAGAAGATAAAGAGGTTGATATTCGGCTCTCAACCCTCCCTACCCTTTATGGTGAGAAAATCGTTATGAGGCTTTTAGAAAAAGGAGGGTCCCTTCTCCGTCTTGAGGAGTTGGGGTTTTCACCGGATACCTGCAACCGGTTTAAAAAGATTGTGAAAAGGCCCTATGGTTTGATCTTGGTTACCGGGCCTACCGGAAGTGGAAAGACCACTACACTTTATGCTGCCTTAAATGGTATGAATGCGGTTGAACAAAATATTGTCACCATTGAAGATCCGGTGGAATACCAATTGAACCGAATCAGTCAGGTTCAGGTCAACCCTAAGGTTGGGGTGACTTTTGCCAATGGCCTCCGGTCTATTTTACGCCAGGACCCGGATGTGGTGATGGTGGGAGAGATCCGGGATAAAGAAGCGGCAACCATTGCCATACAGGCTGCATTAACGGGTCATCTGGTTATGTCCACCCTTCACACCAATGATGCCCCGGGGGCCATTGCGCGCTTGGTGGATATGGGTGTTGAGCCCTTTCTGGTAGCCTCTTCCCTTTTATGTGTAATTGGGCAACGATTGGTTCGAGCGGTTTGCCCTCAATGTAAAACCAGTTACCGTGCTCCCCTTTCCTCCATGGGTGGTTTTAAATCAACGGGGGTAACCATGGAAGACAAAAATGAAATTACGTTGGTGAAGGGCAAAGGATGTCAGGAATGCCGTGATACCGGCTATAAAGGAAGATTGGGCCTTTTTGAAATGATGATGATTGATGATGCCATTCGGAGTCTAATTGCCACCAAGCCCTCATCCAGTCAAATTCGACAGGTGGCTTCTCAACAGGGATTCGTCGGTTTGAGGGAAGAGGGCTTTCGAAAAACCCTGGAAGGGAAAACCACTCTTGAAGAAATCCTTCGGGTCACCCAGGAATTAGACGAATAGTTCTTTTATCCAACAGCAGTTCCCTCCAATTACTCATCCATCTTAGGATAACCCGTAAACCGGCCACCTTGTCCTTTTGTTTAAAAAAAGGATTCTTAAAAAAAAAGAATTTAAAATTGTGTAGTCTATTACATAATTCGGTAGCCCATTACCTGATTTCACCCCTTTTCTTACCTTTTGTCTTTCCCTCAAAACTCTCCTAACTTTTTGAATATTTGAGCCTTTCATAGACACCCCATTTAATTTGGAAGTTTGGCATTTCCATTGCATTTTCATTTGGCCCAGATGTTGATTTGGAGGTTTGAATGAAAAATCAAGAAGGATTTACCGCTATCGAGATCATGGTGGTGGGAGCAATTTTGGGGGTTTTGACAATTATGGCCTTTGGTTTAATGAATTCTCAAATGGATCATTATCGGCTCAACACCGCAGCCAGAGAACTCATCTCTTCCATGAGGAAGGACGCTCAAATTGCGGTGACCCGAAATGCCAATCGGACCATTACCTTTACGGATAATGCCGCCCCAGTTAGCGATCGGTATAACTTGGGAGATGGGACCCCTGTCCCCTTGCCAGTTGGCATTTTCTTTGGTGTGAGCGGTGGAGGGGCACCCGGGAATGGAACCATCGATGTTGGGGGTGTGGCCATTGGGGGAGCGCCATTTACCTTTGGAGGAAATGATGTGACTTTTCAAACCAATAGAACCCCGGATGAAGCAGGAGAGGTCTACTTGACCAACGCTAGGGGTGAGAACATTGCCATTTCGGTCAATTTAGTGGGTCGGGTCCGATGTTGGAGGTGGGGAGGTGCCGCATGGCTAAATTGCTAAACGGAAAGATGAAGATCCTCAATGAACGAGGGTTTTCAATGTTGGAGCTTTTAATCGCACTGGTGATTCTTGAGATTGGTGTTTTGATGCTTGCAGGAATGCAGTTTGCGACCATTAGTGCCAATACCAATGGATACAAGATGAGTACGGCAGCAGCCCTTGGCGAAAGGTTGATGGAACGGATAAAACTTTTGGCGATCAATGATCCACAACTCATTGCGGGGACCTATAACGGTGTGATTAGCGTTCCCTTAGGGGGTGCCAATTATTTTCCAGCCACCGTGAACGGTGTGACCTTTAACGGACAGTATACAGTGACCAACGATACACCGGTGGTGGGTCTCAAACGGATTGATCTGACGGTCAGTTGGGTGGATAACGGAAACCATTCGGTGGTTTTTACCGGGCGGGCGGCCCCATAAGGGATTGAGAGAGGAAATATGAAGATGAAATTAAAGGTACAAAATAAATTCAGTGGATCCGAGTCCTTATTAAAAAATTCTTTTGGATTTACATTAATTGAAATGATGGTGGTGGTGGTTATATTGGGCGTGTCCATGATCTGGATTTTTGAAATGGTGGTCAATCAACAAAAGGGGTATTTAATTCAGGAGGAGGTATCCGAGGCGCAGCAGGATATCCGTGTGGCCATGGATATGATAGCAGCGGAAATTCGGAGGGCCGGTGCGGATATTCCCAAAGGTGTAATTCCGCTCTGCCCCGCCGCCCCCGCATGCACCAACAGTAATCCGGATTCTATTAGCTTCAGTATTACCAATGGGTTTTCCACTTTTCTGGTCCCCAGTGGGGGATTAGTGGTGGATGGGGGAGCCACCAAGGTTTATGTCCAATCGATTAATGGTTTTATCGGCGGGGTGGTTAATATTTTAAGGCCCGGTTCAAAAGAACTGATCAGTTCTCACACCATTAGCGCCGGTGGTCCACTGCCGGGTCCTCCAGCAGAAATTCCCTTGGATACCCCTGCCCCGGATAGTGCGGTTCTTCGGCCGGGTGATATGGTGGTCTACCCCCCGTTTATAGTGACCTATGACCTGGTGGGTACGTCTCTTCGTCGAAACGGGGTCACGCTGGCGGAGAATATTCAGGATTTGCAATTTAGTTACATTTCCAGCTCGGGGACGGAGACCGCCGTGCCTCCAGCCAATTCCTTGGACATCCGGGCAGTGCGGATCACCATTTCCTCTGGGACCACTAAGGATGTTTCACAGATCGGGGGGGCAGCGAGAACCAGGCAATTGTCCACCATCGTTAAAGTCAGAAATCTCGAATTATGATTATCAACTGGGGAAGGAAAATGAAATCATCCATTAAAAAAATTAAGACAGAAACTCAGATAAAAACGCTTCTAGAGCCGATTCAGAACGATTCGGGAATTGCCATGATTTTGGTATTGTTGGTTCTGGTGATTCTAACTTTTATGGGTCTTTCAGGGCTTCTTACCTCCTCCGATGAAATCATTCTTTCGGGCAATTTTAAAGGAGGGCGCCAAACCTTCTTTGCATCCGAAGGAGGGATCAATTACGTATTCCAGGATAGTAATTACTTTAATCAAACCAGTTACGCTGGTGAGGGGTCCAGTTATCCAGGAGGCTTTCCAAGAGCCGGGATCGATCTGTGTTCCAATGATACCGATGCCACAGGAGCGGTTAGCTTTATGGCCAGTGGACCCCCCCCTGTGGGTTCCGGTACCAGTGTGAAAACGCATAAAGCCGATTATTACACGATTACTTCCACCGGAAGAGGTTTCGTTCGTGGAACCGTTTGCGGGACCGCGGACGGAGCTCAGGAACAGCAATCCCAGGTTATGGGAAAAATCTTAGTGAAAGGGTCGGGTACCTAAAATGAAAAAAATAGCCATTTTATTAGTTTCTTTGGGTTTTTTGGGTTGGGCCTCCAGCGCTCCGTTTGCGGAGGATATTGATATCTACG
The nucleotide sequence above comes from Nitrospiria bacterium. Encoded proteins:
- a CDS encoding NAD-dependent epimerase/dehydratase family protein, with the protein product MRILVTGGAGFIGSNLVDRLVEEGHRVSIVDNLSTGKKKNLNRAAKFYKMDVVSPKLEKVFKRERPEVVSHHAAQMDVRRSVADPLFDAHVNILGFLNVLENGVKAGTQRIIFASSGGAIYGEQTVIPTTEECSTQPLSPYGVSKLSGEHYLYFYQKNSGLDYTSLRYSNVYGPRQDPFGEAGVVAIFAQKMLKGEQPLINGNGNQTRDYVFVEDVVEANMAVLNNSKNGIFNVGTGIETSVNQLFQIINEITGASVKEQHGPERRGEQKRSVLSFDKLAKDLDWSPRVSLFHGLEKTVDFFRPIMK
- the gspE gene encoding type II secretion system ATPase GspE — protein: MIPQPRQKRKMLGEMLIAEGLLSPAQLEQALKEQRKRGGRVGSIFKTLGFVTEEDIIKVLGKQMGIPHMVLSNTLFDPEVVQKIPEALARRHRVIPVYKKDGALTLAMVDPLNVFAIDDIKQETGLEVVSVVSTEADVDRAIERYYSGTATMEEAIRDITAQGGVPKENQQVSMEQMAKDTPVIKLVSSIISKAVKEGASDIHIEPESEVLRIRFRIDGVIREVMAPPRHLHAGVASRIKIMADLDIAEKRIPQDGRYQTKVEDKEVDIRLSTLPTLYGEKIVMRLLEKGGSLLRLEELGFSPDTCNRFKKIVKRPYGLILVTGPTGSGKTTTLYAALNGMNAVEQNIVTIEDPVEYQLNRISQVQVNPKVGVTFANGLRSILRQDPDVVMVGEIRDKEAATIAIQAALTGHLVMSTLHTNDAPGAIARLVDMGVEPFLVASSLLCVIGQRLVRAVCPQCKTSYRAPLSSMGGFKSTGVTMEDKNEITLVKGKGCQECRDTGYKGRLGLFEMMMIDDAIRSLIATKPSSSQIRQVASQQGFVGLREEGFRKTLEGKTTLEEILRVTQELDE
- a CDS encoding prepilin-type N-terminal cleavage/methylation domain-containing protein → MKNQEGFTAIEIMVVGAILGVLTIMAFGLMNSQMDHYRLNTAARELISSMRKDAQIAVTRNANRTITFTDNAAPVSDRYNLGDGTPVPLPVGIFFGVSGGGAPGNGTIDVGGVAIGGAPFTFGGNDVTFQTNRTPDEAGEVYLTNARGENIAISVNLVGRVRCWRWGGAAWLNC
- a CDS encoding prepilin-type N-terminal cleavage/methylation domain-containing protein, yielding MAKLLNGKMKILNERGFSMLELLIALVILEIGVLMLAGMQFATISANTNGYKMSTAAALGERLMERIKLLAINDPQLIAGTYNGVISVPLGGANYFPATVNGVTFNGQYTVTNDTPVVGLKRIDLTVSWVDNGNHSVVFTGRAAP
- a CDS encoding prepilin-type N-terminal cleavage/methylation domain-containing protein; amino-acid sequence: MKLKVQNKFSGSESLLKNSFGFTLIEMMVVVVILGVSMIWIFEMVVNQQKGYLIQEEVSEAQQDIRVAMDMIAAEIRRAGADIPKGVIPLCPAAPACTNSNPDSISFSITNGFSTFLVPSGGLVVDGGATKVYVQSINGFIGGVVNILRPGSKELISSHTISAGGPLPGPPAEIPLDTPAPDSAVLRPGDMVVYPPFIVTYDLVGTSLRRNGVTLAENIQDLQFSYISSSGTETAVPPANSLDIRAVRITISSGTTKDVSQIGGAARTRQLSTIVKVRNLEL
- a CDS encoding PilX N-terminal domain-containing pilus assembly protein, with the translated sequence MKSSIKKIKTETQIKTLLEPIQNDSGIAMILVLLVLVILTFMGLSGLLTSSDEIILSGNFKGGRQTFFASEGGINYVFQDSNYFNQTSYAGEGSSYPGGFPRAGIDLCSNDTDATGAVSFMASGPPPVGSGTSVKTHKADYYTITSTGRGFVRGTVCGTADGAQEQQSQVMGKILVKGSGT